From Haloarcula sp. CBA1127, a single genomic window includes:
- a CDS encoding four-helix bundle copper-binding protein, whose translation MSQPLTDAAHLSERERECLKLCREAVDVCEWCADKCAELDGMTECIRHCHDVTDVAALHCKLLARGSSHREAMAGLCATVCRECAKECQQHDHDHCRACAEVLSECAEACEAMVK comes from the coding sequence ATGTCACAGCCCCTCACTGACGCAGCACATCTGAGCGAGCGGGAACGCGAGTGTCTGAAACTGTGTCGAGAAGCAGTCGACGTGTGCGAGTGGTGTGCCGACAAGTGTGCGGAACTTGACGGCATGACCGAGTGTATTCGCCACTGTCATGACGTGACGGACGTCGCAGCCCTCCACTGCAAGCTCCTCGCGCGAGGGTCATCACACCGAGAAGCGATGGCCGGACTCTGCGCGACAGTTTGTCGGGAGTGTGCCAAAGAGTGTCAGCAGCACGACCACGACCATTGCCGTGCCTGTGCGGAGGTCCTTTCAGAGTGTGCTGAGGCCTGTGAAGCGATGGTCAAATAA
- a CDS encoding PRC-barrel domain containing protein produces MSTIQLTDDDVGKTVVTSTGDEIGIVSGYRYGTAYVDPDPGLKTTLLTKLGWEDTDADDGYPLQTDAVDTITEDQIRLSTDL; encoded by the coding sequence ATGTCTACGATCCAGTTGACCGACGACGATGTCGGCAAGACAGTTGTCACGAGTACCGGCGACGAAATCGGCATCGTCAGCGGGTACAGATACGGCACCGCCTACGTTGACCCGGACCCCGGGCTGAAAACGACACTCCTGACGAAACTCGGCTGGGAAGACACCGACGCCGATGACGGTTACCCGCTGCAGACTGATGCCGTCGACACCATCACCGAGGACCAAATCCGTCTCAGCACGGACCTGTAA